A stretch of Haemophilus influenzae DNA encodes these proteins:
- a CDS encoding phage virion morphogenesis protein produces the protein MATVEEVQAKLTALIANLSPQARRQLGRKIGQALRKSQSNRIARQQNPDGSAFEPRKPRKEFGKKKGRIKRKAMFAKLRTARHLKVRSNGNEVSVGFNGSSAAIAAVHQYGLTARPSKEKDFKVRYAQRELLGISEQDLSMLNELVIEQISKS, from the coding sequence ATGGCAACAGTCGAAGAAGTTCAGGCAAAATTGACCGCACTTATTGCCAATCTTTCTCCACAGGCTCGCAGACAGCTTGGGCGAAAAATCGGGCAAGCCTTACGAAAAAGCCAATCGAACCGAATTGCACGCCAACAAAATCCCGATGGTTCAGCCTTTGAACCGAGAAAACCACGTAAAGAATTTGGCAAAAAGAAAGGGCGAATCAAACGCAAAGCCATGTTCGCCAAACTCCGCACCGCCCGTCATTTAAAAGTGCGGTCAAATGGTAACGAAGTTTCAGTGGGGTTTAATGGCTCAAGTGCTGCCATTGCTGCAGTGCATCAATATGGTTTAACGGCACGACCATCAAAAGAAAAGGATTTTAAAGTGAGATACGCCCAACGGGAACTATTGGGCATTTCAGAACAGGATTTATCAATGCTGAATGAATTGGTGATAGAACAAATTAGCAAAAGCTAA
- a CDS encoding phage tail protein has translation MKKPNQLRKILEQSHPDFVKNPDHLQLYVDGGQIVATGAASFSFEYRYTLNVVVTDYAGDIATLIVPMMAYLRTNQPEILENPQIRENAFKFQIDYNNNNTADISFEIQLTERVVSKKDGNNVQIHYAKEPVWDEPNRVKVYLENRDSPIFEGDTV, from the coding sequence ATGAAAAAGCCCAACCAACTGCGCAAAATCCTTGAACAAAGCCATCCCGATTTTGTAAAAAATCCCGACCATCTACAACTTTATGTGGACGGTGGGCAAATCGTCGCAACGGGAGCCGCATCATTTAGTTTTGAATATCGTTACACACTCAATGTTGTAGTGACTGATTATGCAGGCGATATTGCCACCTTGATTGTGCCAATGATGGCTTACCTCCGCACAAATCAACCTGAAATATTAGAAAATCCACAAATTCGAGAGAACGCATTTAAATTCCAGATAGATTACAACAATAACAACACCGCAGATATTAGTTTTGAAATCCAACTCACTGAGCGTGTCGTGTCGAAAAAAGACGGGAATAACGTGCAGATCCATTACGCAAAAGAACCCGTATGGGATGAACCAAACCGAGTAAAAGTCTATTTGGAAAACAGGGATTCGCCAATTTTTGAGGGGGATACAGTCTAA